The DNA sequence CGGTGGTTAAATTGTTAAATAATAGTGAATACATAGAATTATGTGAAGCAATAGGTGATGAAATCTTATCACTTCCAATTTGTCAAACCTATAAAAAACTACAACATGAAATAAACAATAATCTAGAGATTCTTCAATTAATAAACGAATTTGAAAAAGCAAAAGTAAGTTATGCAGATGTAGAAAGATATGGAGGTAAATATCATCCTGACTATAAAGACGTTTCAGAAAGGTTGATTGAGGCGAAATCTAACTTGTTTCAAAATCCTTCTATTAAAGCATTTAAAGCATGTGAGAAAGAGATTCAATCAATTTTAGATGAAATAGCAAAACATATCTCTCAAACAATAGAATTCAAAATTGAAAAGAAGAATAAGGCATGTGGATGTGGTAGCGGGAATTGTTCACGCTAAACTTTAGGAGGAAAAGGAATTGGATCAAAGACGAATTCAAGTTATTGTGTATACAAGAAAATCAAGTGTACAACAGAAATTATCGCAATTTGGGCATGTAGTTTATGTGTCGAAAAAGATGAATTATGTGTGCTTATATATTAATGAAAAACAAAAAGATAGCATTATATCTAAAATTAAAAATCTTCATGGCATTCAGAAAATTGAACTAGGACCTGAGGTTTTAGAAGCAATAAAATAAATTTAAAGGTGTTAAGTAAAAAAACTTGACACTTTTTTTTCATCCTGTTATAATCATAAATGTCGTGTTAAGGGAAAATGCTTAACAGTATAAATTTGAATATAATTGGAGGAATATATAATGGTAAAATTACGTTTAACTCGTATGGGTTCTAAGAAAAAACCTTTCTACCGTATCGTAGCATCTAACTCAGTAAGTCCACGTGACGGACGTTTCATCGAAGTAATCGGGACATATAACCCAGTTGCCCAACCAGCTATCGTTTCAATCAACGAAGAATTAGCAATGAAATGGTTACGTAATGGAGCACAACCAACTGATACAGTTCGTGCTTTATTCTCAGCTGAAGGAATTATGACTAAATTCCACAACGAAAAATACTCTAAATAATGATGAAAGCAACGGTGAACTATATTTCATTAATTGAAAACTTGATTCGCCCGCTTATTCAACATCAAGAGGATCTACGTATAAAAGAATTTCCAAGTGAGGCAGAATACATTTTATTTCAAGTCATGGTTAATGAAGAAGATTTAGGACGTGTTATTGGTAAACAAGGAAAGATAGCAAATGCAGTTCGTACAATTGCTTATGCAGCGGGATCTCAACAACATAAAAAGATAAAAATCAATTTTGATTCTTATTAATAGCTACCACTCTAAGGATAACTATTCTTAGAGTGTTTTTTTATTATGAAAATAGTAATAATAAATAATAGGTGGTATAAGATTTATAAAAGTGCCAATAATA is a window from the Turicibacter bilis genome containing:
- a CDS encoding YlbF family regulator; amino-acid sequence: MLNNSEYIELCEAIGDEILSLPICQTYKKLQHEINNNLEILQLINEFEKAKVSYADVERYGGKYHPDYKDVSERLIEAKSNLFQNPSIKAFKACEKEIQSILDEIAKHISQTIEFKIEKKNKACGCGSGNCSR
- a CDS encoding DUF2129 domain-containing protein; protein product: MDQRRIQVIVYTRKSSVQQKLSQFGHVVYVSKKMNYVCLYINEKQKDSIISKIKNLHGIQKIELGPEVLEAIK
- the rpsP gene encoding 30S ribosomal protein S16, with translation MVKLRLTRMGSKKKPFYRIVASNSVSPRDGRFIEVIGTYNPVAQPAIVSINEELAMKWLRNGAQPTDTVRALFSAEGIMTKFHNEKYSK
- a CDS encoding KH domain-containing protein; protein product: MNYISLIENLIRPLIQHQEDLRIKEFPSEAEYILFQVMVNEEDLGRVIGKQGKIANAVRTIAYAAGSQQHKKIKINFDSY